The Rufibacter sp. DG15C region TTGAAATCCTGAATCCTGCCAAACTCCCTCCCTTCTTGATTGAAGACGAAACCGACGGCGGTGATGACCTGCGCATGAAGTACCGCTACCTGGACCTTCGCCGGAACCCGGTACGCAAGAGTTTGGAACTGCGTCACCGCATCGGTCAGCAGACGCGCGCATATTTAGACGGACAGGGCTTTATTGAAGTAGAGACCCCGGTCTTGATCAAGTCAACACCCGAAGGCGCCCGCGACTTTGTAGTGCCTAGCCGCATGAACCCCGGTGAGTTCTACGCCCTGCCACAATCCCCGCAGACGTTCAAGCAGTTGTTAATGGTGTCGGGTTTTGACAAGTACTTCCAGATTGTGAAATGCTTTAGAGATGAAGACCTGCGCGCCGACCGCCAGCCGGAGTTTACCCAGATTGACTGCGAAATGTCCTTTGTGACGCAAGAAGACATTTTGAACACCTTTGAAGGGCTAGTGAAGCAACTGTTCCGTGCCGTGAAAGGCATTGAGTTACCAGATTTCCCACGCATGACGTACGCAGATGCGATGCGCCTCTATGGCTCAGACAAGCCAGATACCCGTTTCGGGATGCAGTTTGTGGAGCTGAATGACGTGGTAAAGAACAAAGGCTTCAAGGTATTTGACGATGCCGAGCTGGTGGTGGGCATCAACGCCAGTGGCAGTGCCCATTTCACCCGCAAGCAATTGGATGAGCTCACAGACTTCGTGAAGCGCCCACAGGTAGGTGCCACCGGTTTGGTGTACGCCCGCGTGCAGGAAGACGGAAGCGTGAAATCAAGCGTGGACAAATTCTACTCGCCAGAAGACCTGCAACTGTGGGCGCAAGCCTTCAACTCCCAGCCGGGTGACTTGCTGTTAGTCTTGGCCGGCGGCGCAGATAAAACAAGAAAAGCCTTGAATGAATTGCGTCTAGAGATGGGCACCCGTTTGGGCATGCGCGACAAGGACACATTCTCTACGCTGTGGGTGCTGGACTTCCCGCTGTTGGAGTGGGACGAGGAAAGCAACCGCTACCACGCCATGCACCACCCGTTCACCTCACCAAAGCCAGAGGACATGGGCCTGATTGACACCAACCCGGGCGCCGTGCGTGCCAATGCCTATGACATGGTGATTAACGGCGTAGAAGTGGGCGGAGGTTCTATCCGTATCCATGACCGCGCGGTGCAGTCACGCATGTTCAACCTGCTAGGTTTCTCCCCAGAGGAAGCACAGGCCCAGTTCGGGTTCCTGCTAGACGCCTTTGAGTACGGCGCTCCTCCGCACGGCGGTATCGCTTTCGGGTTTGACCGTCTTTGCTCCCTGTTCGGTGGCGCTGACTCCATCCGTGACTTCATCGCCTTCCCTAAAAACAACTCCGGCCGTGATGTCATGATAGACGCTCCCTCCCCTATCGCGCAAGCGCAACTGGATGAGTTGCAGATTGACGTGAAGTTGAAAGGCTAATTGTTGATTGTTGATTGTTGATTGTTATAAAAGAGCCTGCGGAGTTGTACTTTGCAGGCTCTTTCGTTTTGGCCTGTTTTCTAGAAATTAAGCCAAAAGCGATTTAGCAGAGAGTCTCTCAGGTCCTGCCGGATGCTATGAAGCCTTTTGAGTAGTGGCAGTTCTAGCCGGACATGGCCCTAGTCATCCCCCTACCCCCTTCAAAGGGGGACGGAATGCGCAGGTTGAAGTCTAGTGCTTCGCGGCAGTCGCAGACTGCCTCCACCATGGGTCCGAGTCGCAGACTTGAACCATGGCCACGGGACATCAGATCAAGCAAACCGTGCGCAGCACGCATGCCTCTGCAGCGACAGTACCTGCCATTGCCTGTAAGCAACAAACCCACCATCAGGCCATTACAGAACTGGGACCCAAGCCAGTCCTGACCCTGAGCGCCTCTGTTGTTTCGTTGCCGAAGGCAGGGCCCCACAGGCCCAGAGTACAACAGCAGTGCGAAGGGCCAGGACGGGCCCCCGCGGCCGTGAGCGCTTACCAGAAGAGATGCAACAAATTAGTCATTAATACCCACAACAAAGGGTTCTTCTCTAGAAATCGCTTTCAGGCATTTTTCGCTTATTCCTCAGTAAACAAGCCAAAAACGACATCCCCTTCCAAGTAAAACAAGAGCCTCTGCCGTTCACACATCCGAACAACCGCTCATCATATTTCACTTCTCTAGCATGGTGACTTCCTGCATCTTTGTATCAAGCAATCGCACTTAAAACCCTAATCCATAGAAACCATGAAAGCAAAACTAACTTCTCTCCTAACTCTGTTGCTGTTCATCACCTTGACAGCACAAGCCAAAGCCCCCTCGTTCAAAGTAGTGAAAACCGGCAAAGGCCCAGCCATGATTCTGATTCCTGGTTTGAATTCTGACGGTGAGGTATGGGACGAGACCGTAAAACACTACCAGAAAAACTACACCTGTTACGTACTGACCTTACCCGGTTTTGCCGGACAGCCGGCCATCCAAACTGACCATTTCCTGAACACCGTGCGCGACGAAATCATCACCTACGTGCAGGAGACTAAGCTCAAGAAACCAGTATTGGTGGGCCATAGCCTGGGCGGGTACATGGTGCTGTCCTTGAGTGTCAAAGCGCCTGAGCTGTTTGGGAAAGTTGTAGTGGTAGACGG contains the following coding sequences:
- the aspS gene encoding aspartate--tRNA ligase, with amino-acid sequence MLRSHTCGELRLENVGQEVVLTGWVQKSRDKGGMLWVDLRDRYGITQLMLEEGVSNPEALTLARTLGREFVIKATGTVIERVSKNDKIGTGDVEIKVMDLEILNPAKLPPFLIEDETDGGDDLRMKYRYLDLRRNPVRKSLELRHRIGQQTRAYLDGQGFIEVETPVLIKSTPEGARDFVVPSRMNPGEFYALPQSPQTFKQLLMVSGFDKYFQIVKCFRDEDLRADRQPEFTQIDCEMSFVTQEDILNTFEGLVKQLFRAVKGIELPDFPRMTYADAMRLYGSDKPDTRFGMQFVELNDVVKNKGFKVFDDAELVVGINASGSAHFTRKQLDELTDFVKRPQVGATGLVYARVQEDGSVKSSVDKFYSPEDLQLWAQAFNSQPGDLLLVLAGGADKTRKALNELRLEMGTRLGMRDKDTFSTLWVLDFPLLEWDEESNRYHAMHHPFTSPKPEDMGLIDTNPGAVRANAYDMVINGVEVGGGSIRIHDRAVQSRMFNLLGFSPEEAQAQFGFLLDAFEYGAPPHGGIAFGFDRLCSLFGGADSIRDFIAFPKNNSGRDVMIDAPSPIAQAQLDELQIDVKLKG